From the Prochlorococcus marinus CUG1416 genome, the window TAGATATGCTAAATCAATAGTCTTAGATAGCATTGCAAAAAAAGAAAATAAAAATATATTATTAATTTGTCCTAATATAGAAATTGCCTACAAATGGATTGGTTATTTTGAAAGTTTAAATGATTTAGCAGTTTTATATTATCCGCCAACAGAACATTTACCATACTCGTCAATCAATAAATCCAAAGAGATTGAATTTACTCAGCTTACTGTTTTATCGAAATTAATAAAAAAAGAGAACAAAGAACTTAATATTGTTGTATCAACAGAGAAATCACTACAACCTCATCTAATAAATAAAAAATTATTAATTGAAAACAAGTTAGATCTGCAAAAAGGGGTTCAAATTGAAATTCAAGAATTAGCAAATAAACTTACATTGCTTGGTTATAAAAAAGAAGATGTAACTTCTACAGAAGGATTCTGGAGTAGGAGAGGGGAAATAATAGATATATATCCTGTAAATAATGAGTTCCCTATAAGATTAGAATTTTTTGATAATGTAATTGAGAAAATAAGAGAATATGATCCCAATACACAAAAAACACTGGAAAGTATCAATAATATTGAAATAATACAGGCTGGATTTGATTTACTAATAAAAGATAAGTTAAATAATTTATCTAAGAACTGTATTTTTAATTCAGAAGATATAAATAAAAATAATCTTGATCGTTATTTAGGAATAATTGAAAAAAAGCCTTCAAATATAATAGATTTCATAAAGAAAGAAACAATTCTTGTAATTGATGAATTAGAAGATTGTAATAAATTTGCGAATAACTGGTATCTAGATTCAGAAAGTAATTTTGATAATTGTGCGTATGAATTAAATGAAAACCTCAAAAATAATGATATTACCTTAAAGGCTAAGCCTAATTTGCATTTAAAGTTTGAGGAAATATTAAATTCACTGAGAAATTTTAATTTAATAAAATTGTATGAATTTGAATCTAAAGAGAATATTCATAATAGTTTTTTATTAAACGATAAAAGATTAAATTCATACTCTAAAAATATAGGGAAATTATCTAACGATATAAATAAATATATAAAAAATAAAGAAAAAGTATGGATATTATCGGCACAGCCATTGAGAACTAGGACTTTACTTTTTGAGCACGAATGTAATACAAACTTCTTAAATAATCCTAATGATAATGATGAAGCATTTAAGTCAATTAATAATTCAACTCCTTTAATTATAAAAAATAGGAACAATTATGAAATAGAGGGTTTTTATCTTCCTATATGGAAAGTTGTCCTCGTAACAGATAAAGAATTATTTGCACAACAATCTCTTTTTAATAATGTTTTCATAAGAAGAAAAAAAAGAAGTACCAATTCAAATATTAATTTGAATAAGATTAGTCCAGGGGATTTTATTGTTCATAAAAATCATGGAATAGGAAAATTTTTAAAAATTGAAAAAATCAATATAACTGGAGATTCAAGAGATTATTTAGTCATTCAGTATCAAGACGGGAAGATAAGTGTTGCAGCTGATCAACTCGGTAGTGTTAACAGGTATAGATCTAGCGGAAAAATAAAGCCAAAAATAAATAAATTAGGAGGGACAGAATGGGAAAGAATAAAAGATAAAAATAAGAAACAAATCAAAAAAGTTGCTGTCGATATCTTAAAACTTTATGCAAAGAGAGAAAAAGTAAAGGGGCACGTATACCCAGAAGATGGTCCTTGGCAAGATGAATTAGAGGAATCATTCCCTTATCAACCAACACCAGATCAAATTACTGCTGTAAAAGAAATAAAGTCTGATATGGAAAGCGATAAGCCAATGGACAGGTTAGT encodes:
- the mfd gene encoding transcription-repair coupling factor — protein: MSLNTLVNYISNSQITSELIKRISKNKELNIVGSSRYAKSIVLDSIAKKENKNILLICPNIEIAYKWIGYFESLNDLAVLYYPPTEHLPYSSINKSKEIEFTQLTVLSKLIKKENKELNIVVSTEKSLQPHLINKKLLIENKLDLQKGVQIEIQELANKLTLLGYKKEDVTSTEGFWSRRGEIIDIYPVNNEFPIRLEFFDNVIEKIREYDPNTQKTLESINNIEIIQAGFDLLIKDKLNNLSKNCIFNSEDINKNNLDRYLGIIEKKPSNIIDFIKKETILVIDELEDCNKFANNWYLDSESNFDNCAYELNENLKNNDITLKAKPNLHLKFEEILNSLRNFNLIKLYEFESKENIHNSFLLNDKRLNSYSKNIGKLSNDINKYIKNKEKVWILSAQPLRTRTLLFEHECNTNFLNNPNDNDEAFKSINNSTPLIIKNRNNYEIEGFYLPIWKVVLVTDKELFAQQSLFNNVFIRRKKRSTNSNINLNKISPGDFIVHKNHGIGKFLKIEKINITGDSRDYLVIQYQDGKISVAADQLGSVNRYRSSGKIKPKINKLGGTEWERIKDKNKKQIKKVAVDILKLYAKREKVKGHVYPEDGPWQDELEESFPYQPTPDQITAVKEIKSDMESDKPMDRLVCGDVGFGKTEVAVRAIFKAITSGKQVILLAPTTILAQQHWRTINNRFSPYPIKVSLLNRFKTLNERKEIYAGLKNNKIDLVVATHQILGKEIEIKNLGLLVIDEEQRFGVSQKEKIKKIKTNIDVLTLSATPIPRTLYMSLSGLRQMSLLNTPPPSRRSIKTYLSEIDMDVIRTAINQELDRGGQIFYVLPRISDIDQAVNKLKNMFHNLKFIVAHGQMNETELENAMIAFNNGEVDLMICTTIIESGLDIPKVNTIIIEDSHKFGLSQLYQLRGRVGRSGVQAHAWLFYPNINKINDAAKQRLKAIKDFSELGSGYQLAMKDMEIRGVGSLLGEEQSGKVNALGYDLYIEMLHEAISEISGQEIPEVSDTQIDLQINAFIPATWILNREEKLEAYKSATECSNNNELTELASDWINRYGTLPKPVESLIMIMRLKLLAKKCGFNKIKLKKPNILIETKLKNSTFKILKNSLPSNVQNKFNFDEREQCSLITIRGLGVTEVQNQIDQLMYCFGLFLEEINNFDKDLLIKKE